In Syntrophorhabdus sp., the genomic stretch TATCACGAGAAGGGCGGCCTTGCCGTGCTCACCGGTTCTCTCGCGCCCCAGGGGTCGATAGTGAAGCGGATCGGGGTGAGCGAGAGCATCTGGCATTTCGAAGGAAAGGCCCGGGTGTTCGCCAGCGAGGAGGAAGCCGGCAAAGCCATCATGGAAGGCAAGATATGGGCCGGCGACGCCGTCATCATCCGTTATGAAGGACCGAAGGGCGGACCGGGGATGAGGGAGATGCTGACTCCGACGAGCATCCTGGCGGGAAGAGGGCTCGATACCGTCTGTGCCCTGATCACGGACGGACGGTTCTCGGGGGGTACGCGGGGCCTGTGTATCGGGCACGTGTCACCGGAAGCGGCGGAAGGCGGGCCTATCGCCCTCGTCAAGGACGGCGACATCATCGAGATAGACCTCGTGAAGAAGACCATCGATCTCAAGGTGGGGAAGAGCGAGCTCGAGAAGCGAAGGAAAGCCTGGAGGAAGCCGAGGCCGAAGATCACGGAAGGCTACATGGCCCGGTACGCCGGGATGGTCACCGGCGCCGCCGGCGGGGCCGTTTTCAAGACCGACAAAGATTAAATACCACCGAAAGGTATCGCACAGTGGATAAACGCAAACTTGGCAGAACGGGTGCCGAGGTGACCATAATGGGCCTTGGCGGAGAGGGTCTTCTTCGTTCCCATGGACGGGACAAAGAGGCGTACACTCTCATCAACAAGGCGCTCGACCTGGGCATCAACTATTTCGAATGCGCCCGAGCCTACGACGGCAGCGAGGAATATTACGGCAAAGCGCTCAGGGAGCGCAGGAGGGACATCTTTCTCGCGGGCAAGTCACACGCAAGGACGAGGGAAGGTGCTCTCGAGCATCTTCACGAGACCCTGCGCAACCTGAAGACGGACCACCTGGACCTCTGGCAGATACACGATGTCAGGACGATCGAGGACGTGGAAGGGATCTTCGCCGTGGGGGGTGCCATCGATGCTTTCGCGGAAGCGAGGGAAAAGGGCCTCGCCCGGTTCATCGGCGTCACCGGCCATCAGAGCCCGTTGGTTATCGGGGAATGTCTCAGGCGTTTCGATTTCGATACCGTGCTTCTCCCCGTCAATCCCGCCGAGGCCTCGCAGAGGAGCTTTCTTGAGGAGATGCTTCCTCTGACGGAGCGGCAGGATGTGGGTATCATCGGTATGAAGATATACGTGCGGGGTTTCACGTCCAAACTCGCGTTCTACACGTCGATGGAGACCTTCTTCCGTTACGCTCTTTCTCAACCCATCGCCACCGCCATCATCGGTTGCGACGACCTGGAGCAACTCGAACAGAACGTCTACTTCGCCCGTTCCTTCAAACCGATGGATTGGGAACAGCAGGACGGTTTCGTCGAGGCCGTCGCACCCCACGCGCGGGAGCTCCTCTATTACAAGGAATAGAAGATCGTCGCAGGTCACAGGTCTCAGGTCACAGGTCCAAAGCCAACAAGGGAATTCGCCGTCCTGCCCAACAATTACGTGAGCTAGTCAGCAATTGTGTGGACAGCTTGTTCCCTTCCCGGCATTTTCCTTGGCGACCTGCGACCTGCGACCTGCGACCTGCGACCTGCGACCTG encodes the following:
- a CDS encoding aldo/keto reductase, giving the protein MGLGGEGLLRSHGRDKEAYTLINKALDLGINYFECARAYDGSEEYYGKALRERRRDIFLAGKSHARTREGALEHLHETLRNLKTDHLDLWQIHDVRTIEDVEGIFAVGGAIDAFAEAREKGLARFIGVTGHQSPLVIGECLRRFDFDTVLLPVNPAEASQRSFLEEMLPLTERQDVGIIGMKIYVRGFTSKLAFYTSMETFFRYALSQPIATAIIGCDDLEQLEQNVYFARSFKPMDWEQQDGFVEAVAPHARELLYYKE